A window of Panicum virgatum strain AP13 chromosome 8K, P.virgatum_v5, whole genome shotgun sequence contains these coding sequences:
- the LOC120645649 gene encoding paraneoplastic antigen Ma6F-like yields MPHTAPQPLPVVDIVAEAAKLQEAMARGTLESQLARAQESRGDAGQSGTAEAARADAEDEAGWGGVGRAAQPEVEAGRGGADAAAQPEVGTGEGEAGNAAQPEIGGAGAGGGAQECPTSQMEETRVPELARAGDEGAAAAAMVQMASASVGPLMELPQSSGECGDSEDVLGTGTSEGPGHGAIIQSRVPLEFLRSDQEEEAVWKA; encoded by the exons ATGCCGCACACAGCGCCGCAGCCTCTGCCCGTCGTGGACatagtggcggaggccgcgaagctccaAGAGGCGATGGCCCGGGGGACCCTGGAGTCCCAGCTGGCCCGAGCACAGGAGAGCagaggcgacgccggccagagcgggACCGCGGAGGCCGCCCGGGCCGACGCCGAGGATGAAGCCGGCTGGGGTGGCGTGGGGAGAGCTGCCCAGCCGGAGGTCGAAGCCGGCAGGGGCGGAGCGGATGCCGCCGCCCAGCCGGAAGTCGGAACCGGCGAGGGCGAAGCAGGCAATGCCGCCCAGCCAGAGATAGGGGGAGCAGGAGCTGGTGGGGGTGCACAAGAATGCCCCACCAGCCAAA TGGAGGAGACCCGTGTCCCGGAGCTTGCGAGGGCCGGGGATGagggtgctgctgcggcggcgatggtgcaAATGGCGTCGGCAAGCGTGGGGCCGCTTATGGAGCTGCCACAGAGCAGCGGGGAGTGTGGGGACTCCGAGGATGTGCTCGGCAcagggacgtccgaggggcccggTCATGGGGCGATCATCCAGTCTAGAGTCCCCTTGGAGTTTCTCCGCAGCGaccaagaggaggaggcggTCTGGAAGGCGTAG